The Pyxidicoccus sp. MSG2 DNA segment ATGCGGCGGAACTGGTCGATGGGCAGCGCGCCCACCAGCGGGCGGCCATTGATGAAGAACGTGGGCGTCCCATTGGCCCCCACGCGCGTGCCCTCGCTCATGTCCGCCGTCAGTTGGCTGTCGAACTTTCCCGAGTCCAGCGCCGCCTTGAAGCGCGCCTCATTCAGGCCGAGCTGCTTCGCGTAGGCCTCCAGCGAGGCCCTGTCCAACTGCCGCTGGTTGGCGAAGAGGATGTCGTGGAACTCCCAGAACTTCCCCTGCTCGTGCGCGGCCAGGGACGCGGCGGCCGCCAGCTTCGCGTGCCGGTGCATGTCCAGCGGCTGGTGCTTGAAGGCCACGCGCAGCTTCCCGGCGTACTCCTGCTCCAGGGCCTTCATCGTCGGCACCGCGCGGGCGCAGAACGGGCACTCGAAGTCGGAGAAGGCCACCAGCGTCACCGGCGCGTTCGCCGGGCCGCGCGCGGGCGCGTTGCCCACCTCCACCTTCTGCACCGGCAGCTCCTGCTGCGCGGCCGCGGGCTGCGACGGCGGCCGGTCCACGCCCTTCTCGATGACGCGCGCGTACACCTCCGCCGCACGCACGCCGCCCTTCACCAGCGCCTCCGCCTTGCCCAGCTCCTCGTCCACCACGCCCGTGAAGACCTCCAGCGGCTGCGCGCCGCTGATGAAGCGCCCATTCACGAAGAAGCCCGGCGTCCCGGTGGCGCCCACCTGCATCGCCAGCGACTCGTCCTTGCGGATGCGCTCGGCCAGCCGCGAGTCGGCCATGTCCTTCTTCCAGCGCTCCACGTCCAGGCCCAGCCCCTGGGCGTAGCGCTCCAAATCCCCCTCGCTCAGCGCGCGTGCGTTGCTGAAGAGAGTGTCGTGCATCTCCCAGAACTTCCCCTGCTCGCCGGCCGCGAGCGCCGCGAGCGCCGCGGGCTTTGCGTGCGGGTGGTTGGGCAGCGGGTGGTGCTTCATCACCACGCGCAGCTTCTTCCCGTACTTCTCCTGGAGCTGCTTCACCGTCCCGTGCGCGCGCGAGCAGAAGGGGCACTCGTAGTCGGAGAACTCCACCAGCGTGACGAGCGCGTCCTCGGGCCCGGCCGCAATCGAGCCATCCAGCGGCACCTTGTAGACGGTGGGCGAAATCGGAGGACGCTGCCGGGCGCCCGGCGCCTTCGCCGCCGCTGCCGGAGCCCCGCGCGCCTCGACGGCGCCAGCGGATGCCTCCGAGGGACGGCCGACCCGACCTCCCACGAAACCCAACACGAGCCCCACGGCGAGGCTCACCCACACGGACGGCTTGGACACGGCGCGACTCCTCGGGAAGAGAGCCCGGGCCTTCAGGGGCCCGGTGTCCGCGTTGTGACGCGAGCCCGTCCGGAGTTTCAGCGCCGCATTTCGAATTCGTCCGTCAGCGCGGCGTGAGCGTCACCCGCGTCTCGGCCAGGGGCTGTCCCCGGGCATCCGTGAAGCGCGCACGCACCTCCAGCGCACCGCTGAGCCACCCCTCCTGCACCGGAGTGCTGAAGGGCAGGATGACATCCACCCCCAGGGCCACGTCCGCCGTCGGGCCTTCGCTGGGGAAGAAGTGCAGCGGCTCTCCGGAAGGGGACGTTGCTTCGATGCTCAGCCGCGCCGCCTGGGGCGCCGTGTAGCTGAACTGCACCGCGCCCCCTTCCGCGCACGCGAGCGTCCCGCCGGGCCGCGCCTCGCCGCGCACCTGCCCGTCCGCGCCGATGCAGAAGGCCCGCACGCCCCACGCCGCGCCCGGCTGCCCCGAGCGCGCCTGCCACGCGGAGTCCTGCGTCTCATCCACCTGCTGTGGCCTCACCACCAGGAGCGCGAGCGCCGCGGTCGCCGCGAGGCCCAGTGACACGCCCATCCAGGGACGAAAAAAGGAGAAGCGCTCCGCGGGCGGCGTGGCCCGCACGGGCGCCCGCGCCGGAGCAGCGGCCGTGCTCTCCGCGAGCCGCGCGAACAGCGCCTGCTCCAGCAGCGCCTTGCGGGCTTGCGGAAGCGCGCGCTTCTCCAGCGAGGACTCCACGCGCGCGAGCCTGTCGTACGTCTCGCGGCAGCTCGGGCAGGTGGCCGCGTGGGCGCGCAGCCAGGTGAAGCCCTCCGCGTCCAGCTCACCATGGAAGAGTGCCTCCAGGGCCCGCTTCGCCTTCGTGTCCGCGCACTCACTCATGAATCGCCTCGCCGTCTGAAGAAGCTCCAGCCCCGGGTCTCCAGTCCTTCCAGGTAGCCGCGCGCCTGGAGGAAGCCGAGCAGCCGCGTCTTGATGCCGTGCTCCCGCCGCCGCACCTGGATGCGGGTGAGTCCCATCCGGCTCGCCGCCGTCTCCTGTGCCAGCCCTTCTCCGAAGCGCAGCTCGAACAGCGCCCGCTCCTCCGCGGAGAGTCCTTCCTTGAATCCCGCCACCAACGCCTCCACCTCCCGGTCCTCCAGCAGCTGGGTCAGCCCACCGCCGTCTTCCGGCAGCTCGCCCTGCGACTCGTAGGGCTCCAGGCCCACCGCGACCTCGCGGTTGCGCGACTGCTCCAGCAGCACGTTGCGGGCGATGCCCATGAGGAAGTGGGCGTACGGCCGCGAGCCGTCATAGGCCGCGCGCGTCCGGGGCTCGAAGGCCCGGGCGAAGGTCTCCAGGATGAGGTTCTCCATTTCCATGGCACCCCTCAGGTGGGAGAACACGCCTCCTCGCCAGGCAGCCGCCCTCAGCATGCGAGCGAGCCCCTCCGCATGCGCGCGGTACACGGCTGCAAGGGCCTCCGGAACACCCTCCCGGAAGCGCCGCAATGTCGGGTCATCCCACTCCATCCCTCACGGGCTTACCGCGCTGTGCGGCCGCCGTCATCTTGTGTTGACGCGAGGGGGCCCGAGTGGATTGCGCCAGTGGACTCGTGGCAGCCTCATGCGTCGCGCCACCCAGCCAACCGCATGAGACTTCTCCTCCGCGCACCCCTCATGGCCCTGTGGGTCGCGCTGCTCTTCTCGGCCTCCGCCCGCGCCGCGTCTTCCGACGGGGCCTATGCCGTCATCGTCGCGCACAACGGCGGGTTGGACAGGAACCAGGCCCCCCTGCGCTACGCGGATGACGACGGCGCGCGGTACTACGAATTGCTGGCACCCCGCGTGCGCGAGGCGGTGCTGCTGAGCGTCCTGGACGACGAGACGCAGGTGCTCCACCCGGGGCTGGCGGCCCTGACGCGTCCGCCCACCCGCGCGGCCCTGAAGGAGTCCCTCGCGCGGCTCAACGCGCGCATGGCGGCGGACAGGGCCCGGGGCGAGCGTCCGATTCTGTACTTCGTCTTCACCGGCCACGGGAAGCGAGGCGCCGCGGGCGAGGGGACGGTGAGCCTGCTGGACGGCCCCTTCACTCGCACGGACCTCTTCCAGGGCGTGCTCGCGCCCAGCCAGGCGTCGTTCATCCACCTCATCGTGGACGCGTGTGACTCGTACTACTTCGTGCACTCGCGCGGCGCGCTGCCGGTGGGGCCCGCGCACACGGAGGCGGTGAAGGGCCTCCTGGCGACGCGCGAGCTGGACCGCTACCCGCAGGTGGGCGTGGTGCTGTCCACGTCGACGGAGCAGGAGAGCCACGAGTGGAGCGCCATCCGCTCGGGGGTGTTCAGCCACCTGGTGCGCTCGGCGCTCACCGGCGCGGCGGACGTCAACGCGGACGGGCGCGTGGAGTACTCGGAGTTGCACGCCTTCGTCGCGGCCGCGAGCCAGGGCGCGGAGGACGTGCGCGGCAAGCTCGCGGCGTTCGTCCGGCCTCCCGCGCTGGACCGCTCGGTGGCGCTGTCGGATTTGAGCACGCAGGCGGCGCTGAGCTACCTGCTGGTGCCCCCGGGCATGGAGGGGCGGCTGTGGGTGGAGGACGCCCGGGGCCTGCGCGTGGCGGAGTTCAACAAGGAGCGCGAGCGCTCGGTGGTGCTGGCGCTGCCGCCGGGGCGCGGCTACTTCCTGCGCACGAACGGACGTGAAGCGGCGTTCACCTTCTCGAAGCCGGGCGCGGTGGTGGATGCGGGCGGGCTGGGGTGGCACGAGACGGCGCTCGCCGCGCGCGGGGCGGTGCAGGACGCGCTGCGCGACAGGCTCTTCTCGGTGCCCTTCGGCTCGCGCTTCTACCGGGGCTACGTGGCCAACCTCGAGCTGCCGCCGGTGGCGCCCGAGGAAGGACCGGACCTGTCGCCATGAGTGCCCTGTCCGTGGCGCTGATGCTCTCGCTGTCGCTCGCGCAGTCGGCGGCGGAGTGCGAGGGGCAGAAGGTGGTGCTCATCCCCTTCGACAGGGTGGCGCTGGCGCGCGAGGAGACGCGCGGGCTGGAGGAGGCCGTGCGCCGCGCGGTGGGCTCCACGCCCGGGGTGTGCCTGGAGGCGCGCGCCGACACGGTGGCCCGGCTGCGCACGCTGGGCCCCGGGGCGACGGCCTGCGAGGGCGCGGCGTGCCTGGGCGCGCGGAGCGTGGCACCGGGCGCGGCGTGGCTGGTGCGCGGCGTGGCGCTGGGCGTGGGTGGCTCGCGCAGCGTGGTGCTGACGTTGGAGGACTCGAAGGACTGGGAGGCGCGGGAGTTGTTCCAGTTGCCCGCGGCGAAGGCGGAGCCCGGCGAGGCCGAGGCGCGGGCCCGTCAGGCGTTCCAGTTGCTGTGGGCGGGGCGTCCCTCGCTGGACGGCGTGGCCCAGACGTCGGCGAGCGTGGAGCGTCCGACGCGCGTGTGGCCCAAGGTGCTGCTGGCGGCGGGAGGCGCGGCGCTCGCGGCGGGCGTGGGCTTCGGTGTGGCCGCGCGCCGGGCGGAGTCGCGCCTGTCGGAGGGGAACGCGGGCTGCTCGGGTGAGGGCGAGGCCTTCCGCGCGTGCCTCGATGACCGGCTGCGGTCGGGCCGCAAGCAGGCGACGACGGCCAACGTGTTGCTGGGGACGGGCGCGCTGCTGGGCGCGGGCGGGGCGTTCTTCCTGGTCTGGGAGCTGCCATGAGGCGCGTGCTTCCGGGCGTGCTGGCCCTGGTGTGCGTGGCCGCGTGCACCTTCGCGCCGGACCTGTCGCGCTACGACTCGTGTGACGCGCAGGGCGCATGCCCCTCGGGCTTCACGTGTCTCGCCTCGGAGTCGCGCTGCGTGCCGGACTGCGGTGAGCTGGACACGTGCGAGCCCGTGGACCCCACACCCGGAGCGGATGCCGGTGACTCGGGTACCGACGCCGGTGCGGACGCGGGTGCAGACGCGGGTGACGACGCGGGGACCGGAGTGGATGCGGGCGAAGACGGCGGCGCGGATGCCGGGGTGGACGCGGGCACGGAGGAAACGGACGCCGGGCCGGTGGTCGCGCTCGCGCTCGATCCGGATGCGCTCGGGACGGCGCAGCAGGGCCGGGCGTACAGCGGCCGGCTGCGCGCGAGGGGCGGCACTCCGCCGTACACCTTCACGGCGACGGTGGCGCTCCCGGCGGGACTCGGTCTCGACGGTGACGGCCAGCTCACCGGCATGCCCGCGGCTGCGGGCGACTTCTTCCTGTCCATCAACGTGACGGACCGGAGCACGCCTTCGCAGCAGGCGAGCGGCAGCATCCCCCTGCGCGTCTATTCCAGGCTGCTCCTCGCCGGGCCGGGAATGCTCGTGGATGGGGTGCAGAACAAGGCCTACTCGGAGCGCCTGTCCGCCATTGGCGGCAAGACGCCCCACCGCTTCACGCTGGCCAACGGCAGCACCCTGCCCGCGGGGTTGCAGCTCGCCGAGGACGGCAGGGTGACGGGCACCTGCGGACCCGTGGGGAGCGCCAGCTTCACGGTGGAGGTGACGGACAGCGACTCGCCCCCGCAGGTCTCCACCCTGGCTGTGTCGATGCGGACGATAAGCGCGGGAGGCCTCAACCTGATTGCGTTGACGCAGGGCGTGCCGGACGGGCGCGTGGGCAGCACGTACAGCTACGCCCTGCGCTCTACGGCGGGACGCCGCCCTTCTCGTGGTCGTGGAAGGGCGCCGTGCCTCCCGGCATCTCCGTCGTCAACGGCGCGGAGGGAGGAGTCCTCACCGGCACGCCTACCCAGCCGGGCACATACACGGTGACGCTCACCGTCTCGGACTCCCTGATTCAAACCGTGAACAGCGACACGCTGATGCTGAAGGTGGACTGACCGCTCCCGCGCCTCAGGTCAGGTTCAGCAGCGGGCTGCCGGCGGGAACGAGCGGCGGTGGCAGCGCCCACAGCGCGGTGGGGTTGCGGTAGCCGAGCGCGAAGGCGGTGAGGATGGCGGGCCACCGGTCCGCGAAGCTCGCCCAGTTGTACTCGGTGGGCTTGGAGGTGAGCGGGTTGTAGTCGCGGTCTCGCTGGGTGGCGGCGTAGTCGGAGAAGTTCCACATCACCGGGCCCAGCCCCAGGCACAGCAGCGGGGTGAGCGCCTGCATCAATTCCGGGCGGGACACCTCGTCCGGCGGGCGCGAGGGCGGGGTGAAGGCTGGCTGCACCGCATCGTGCTGCTCGCGCCACGCCAGGCAGTTGTTGGCGATGGCGATGAGCGCCTCGCGCGCGGCACCTCCCGGGGCCTGGCGCGCCGTCTCGATGAGGGCGAAGCCCGCCACCACCAGGCTGTTGCCCGACACGTCCGGAAGCAGGCGCGCGAAGTCCGACGGGGCTGGCTGCTCGCGGGTGCGGGTGATGAGGACGTCGTAGGCGCGCTTCGCCTGCTGGGGCGTGGCGCCGCGCAGGGTGAAGTCGCGCAGCACACGGTCCGGCGTGACGGCGCCCGCGCCCTGACGCCATGCGAGGTACGTCTGCGCCGAGCCGCCAATGTCGGTGAAGATGGCGACGTTGCCCTCGTTGAGCATGCGCTCCATCGTGCGGGCCATGGCCTCGGCTTTGTCGAGCGGCAGCATGCCGGGGGCCTGGAAGAACAGGCGCGCGATGCGGTGCGCGGTGGACCAGAGCGTGCGCGGGTCGGAGAGCGGCTCCAGGTTCATGGCGCCGGCGAGCGCGCCGAGCGCCGCGGCCGCGTCCTTCGGCAGGCCATGCCACCCGAGCGCGGTGGAGATTTTCTCCGCGCCCACGCGCATGGGGCCGGTGAGGCCCACGCGGTCATAGGCTTGTGCGGCGCCAGGCAGCACCTCTCCCTGGGCGATGTCGATGATGCGCCGGGCGATGGCCGCGCCGAGCATGCCCTTGCCGGCCTCCTGCGAGGCGTGGGGCGTGAAGGCGAACCAGGACGGACGCACGCGGCTGGTGCCGCCCGGCCGGAAGTCCGGGTCCAGCAGCGCCTGGAACGTCTGCGCGATGCCGATGTAGCCCTGGGTGATGAAGCGGTTCTGCGAGAGCGGTGTCCCGGGAGGGACGCCGGTGGGAGCCACCCGGTCCGGCACGGGGGCGCGGAGCGCGTTGAGGTCGCGCAGCACGTTCAATTCGGCGGCGGGCTGCGCTCCGGGGGCGTGGATGCGCAGCGCGGTGCGAGGAGGCTCGGCGGCCGCGAGGGACGGCGCCGCGGTGGGCGGGGGCGGTGGGCGCTTGGTTGCCATGGGCTCCAGGGCGGGAGAGGAGGCCGCACTATCGCCGGAATGCCCCGGGGGATGCGCGGGGCGGCCCGCCTGGGGGCGGGAGGGGGCTCGGTGGGTGGCTCGCAGTCCAGGCGCTGCCCGGCCGAACGGGTGGTTGTCCATGACCCGGCAGTCCCCAACTTTGAATTGGAAAGGGAGGCCGAGAGCCATGTTGCGCAAGGTCACCTGGACGGTGTTGGGCATCGCGGGGCTGTCGCTGCTGATGTGCGGTGGGTGCACGGCGGAGGCGCAGTCCGGGGAAACGGCTCCGCGGCAGCAGGCGGGCGGACAGGCGCAGCCCGCCGGTGAGGACGCGGACCTCCCGAGCACGGAGGCGGAGTTGCGCGCGGAGGTGCTCCGCCTGCGGCAGGAGGTGGCCCGCCTGCGTGCCCAGGTGGACGCGCAGGGTGTCGGAGGTTCGGGGAGCGCGGGCACCTCGGCCATTCCGGAAGGCGCGGGCACCCGGGCTCCCGTGATGAGTGACGTCCCGGCCGCGGGCTCGGGTGTCCGCGCACCGCGGGGCACGGCGGTGGTGAACGCCGTCTACCTGGGCACGGTGCGCTCGGCTTCCGCGAAGCAGGTGGTCATCGACACGGACTACGGCGAGTCGCTGCCGCTGAGCGTGGACGAGAAGACGCAGGTGCGCCGCAACGGGCAGAGCATCGGCGCGCGCCAGCTCGAGAAGGGCGAGCAGGTGCGGGCGGTGGTGGACATGGTGGGCCAGGACCAGACGCTGGAGATTGCCGTGCTGCCGGCGGGGGAATGAGAGAGGAGGCGAGCCACGCTCCGTCAGTCACATGCCTCGGGCTCGTCCCTGGGGCGGAGGTTTTTCCATCATGACGGCCTATGACCGATACCGCGCGCTCCTGCGCAAGCTCCTGCACGTGCGTGCGGGACATCCGGAGGGCGACTCCCCCGAGGAAGACGCCCTGCTGGATGCCATGGACGAGGTCTGGTCGGAGATGACCGACGGCGAGCGCTCCGCCATCGCCTCCGAGCGGGCGCGCGCGCTGGGGCTCCCGGAGTCCCACGGCGCCGACCCCGCGCCTCCGCCCCAGGGCTGAGGCCTGGTCGCGTGCTACTTGCGCGCCGTGGGCATGGAAGACGTGGGCCCCTCTGTGGGGCCGTGGTGCACGTGGGCCTGCGAGGACTCCCGGCCGCGCACCCGCGCATGCAGCACCGCGCGCGAGTAGTCCACCACCGAGGCGAGCGACAGCACGCCAATGAGCGCGACGAGCGGCGACACCGCCGGTGGGAAGAGCAGCACGCACAGCAGGGCCACCAACTGCAGCGAGGTGACGACCTTGCCGAGCAGCCGGGCCTTCAATTCCACCGACCGCAAGCCCGGCACCACGCGGGCGACGATGAAGCCGATGGCGGTGCCGATGTCGCGCACCACCAGTAGCAACACCTCGGGCAGGGCGATGAGCCCGTCGAGGTAGCAGACGAGGATGGCCGTCACCATGAAGCCCCGGTCGGCCACCGGGTCGATGAGCGCGCCGATGCGCGTGGCCAGTCCCCGGTGACGGGCAATCCACCCGTCGAGGAAGTCGGTGAACGCCGCCAGCATCACCAGCACCGCGCGCACCACCGTGTCGGGAATGGCGATGAACGCCACCGCCATCGGCAGCCTCGACAGCGACAGGGTGTTGAGCAGCACGAGGTTCGCCCGGCGTTGCATATGCATTGAAAGTGAGTCCTCAACCCCCGCGGTGCACGGGGACCGGCGGATGACCGTTCAGCGGCGGACCCCACCTCAGGCAGGCAACACGCCAGGGAACGAAGGGGCGGAGCAGCCAGGGGCCGGGAGTCCACGGGGCGACGCCGCCGTGGGACGCGGGTGCAGGGCCTCGCGGGGGATTCCAGGAAACGCGGGTCGGAAAGGCCGCGAGGGAACTCCGGGTCGGTGAGAATGTTCCAAGCAAGGGAGCGTCATCTCCCGAGCACCCCATTCCCTCCGGAGCCTTCCGCGCCGTGCATGAGCCCCACCGTGTCCCCTCCCGCGCAGCCCTGTCTCCCTCGCAGCGGGCGCAGGAGGTGAATCACCATTCATCTCGCGCCGCCGCTCCGGCCCGGAGGCTCACCGTGCCGGGGTTGCTGGTACTGGCGCTCCTGGCTCCCGGCGCGGCGAAGGCCATGGGCCCGTCTCCGGACTCCAGCGCGTCTGGACTCAGCCGCCCCTCGGCCGCCGAGCGCGAAACGGCCCGGGACTCCGTCCTCGGCCTGCGGCGCCAGGTGCTCGAGCTCCGGGGGCAGGAGTCCTCCGACGAGGCCACCACCGCTTCCACCTCCGAGCCCCGGGCCCCCACCCGTGAAGAGCTGGCGCGCTACGCGTGGCTGTCCGCGGACGCGAAGGTCCGTCTGCTGGAATCCGCCTTCGCACCCCCGAAGGGCTACACGCGCGTCGCGGTGGAGGCCGGCTCGTTCGGCGCGTGGCTGCGAGGGCTGCCCCTGCGTCCCGCCGGCACCCCCGTGCGCCACTTCCGGGGCGGCGAGGTGCTGGCTGGCGACGACGCGCGACTGGCGGCGGTGGCGGAAATGGACGTGGGCACGGCGAACCTCCAGCAGTGCGCCGACTCCGTCATCCGCCTCCACGCCGAGTGGCTCTGGTCCAGCAACCAGCGCGAGCGCATCGCCTACCGCTTCACCAGCGGAGACGCCGCCGCCTGGCCCCGCTACGCGGCGGGAGACCGGGCGAAAGTCACGGGCTCGAAGGTGGCGTGGGTGCGCAGCGCGAAGGCGGATTCCTCCCGCGCCGCGTTCCGCGCGTACCTGGACCTGGTCTTCACCTACGCGGGCACGATGTCGCTGGAGCCCCTGAAGAAGCGCCCCTCGCGAGACGACGTGCGGCCCGGGGACTTCTTCGTGCTGGGCGGCAGCCCGGGGCACGCGGTGGTGGTGCTGGACGTGGCGGCCAACCCCGAGGGCCGTCGGGTGGCGCTGCTGGGGCAGGGCTTCATGCCCGCGCAGGACTTCCACGTCCTCTCCCCGGGCGGCGACGACGCGCCCTGGTTCCCGCTGGACGGCGACGCGGTCGCCACGCCCTTCTGGAAGCCGTTCCCGTGGTCCTCGCTGCGCCGCTTCCCGTGAGGTGAGCCGAGAAGCCGACCTTCCAGTCACCGTGGAGCCCCCCAGCCCCATTGCGGTGACCTTGGTGTCGGCCTTCGGCTCACGCGTCCCGGTGGGCGGGCGCACGCGCGGCCATCACGAGTGCAGCGGCTGCCCCAGCTCCTGCTGCGAGGCCGCGGCCACCGCCAGCTCGGCGGAGGGTTCCAGCTCGCGGGTGATGTACTGGCGGATGCTGTTCGTCGACCCGAGGTACGAGTCGAACATGTTCACTCCGTCCTCCAGCATGCCGGCCTTCTCCAACTCCTTGTGCATGACAGGGAGGTTGTAGAAGGGCACGGACGGGAAGGCGTGGTGCGTGAGGTGGTAGTTCACGTTGAGCGGCGCCACGAAGAAGTTCTCCAGCGCGGTGCCCTCCACGTCGCGCGTCTCGCGCGTCTCGTCGCCCTTCGGGTTCGGGTCGATGGGGTGCTCGCCCAGCGCGCGCATCCGGAAGAAGGCCATCATCACCGTCGTCGTGGGCAGCACCCACAGGAACAGCCAGTGCAGCCACGCGCCCGTCGTCACCAGCACGGTGACGAGCGCGGCCACGTACAGCCAGTATCGCACGTGCTCGAAGGCGGAAATCTTCGGGTTCGCCTTGCCCACCAGGCGGCCCCAGTACGTCCAGGGCAGCACCACCTTCAGGTGGTTGGGGGCGTACAGGCCCAGCGCATCCGCCATGAAGACGGCCGCCGCGCGCAGCGGCGTGCGCGGGAAGTGCCAGGAGGAGTCCACCATCTGCCCCGCCCAGTACGGGTCCTGCGGCGTATTCACATAGCGGTGGTGCAGCATGTGCTCGTGGCGGTAGCCCGCCGTCGTCATGTTC contains these protein-coding regions:
- a CDS encoding thioredoxin domain-containing protein; this encodes MSKPSVWVSLAVGLVLGFVGGRVGRPSEASAGAVEARGAPAAAAKAPGARQRPPISPTVYKVPLDGSIAAGPEDALVTLVEFSDYECPFCSRAHGTVKQLQEKYGKKLRVVMKHHPLPNHPHAKPAALAALAAGEQGKFWEMHDTLFSNARALSEGDLERYAQGLGLDVERWKKDMADSRLAERIRKDESLAMQVGATGTPGFFVNGRFISGAQPLEVFTGVVDEELGKAEALVKGGVRAAEVYARVIEKGVDRPPSQPAAAQQELPVQKVEVGNAPARGPANAPVTLVAFSDFECPFCARAVPTMKALEQEYAGKLRVAFKHQPLDMHRHAKLAAAASLAAHEQGKFWEFHDILFANQRQLDRASLEAYAKQLGLNEARFKAALDSGKFDSQLTADMSEGTRVGANGTPTFFINGRPLVGALPIDQFRRIIDEELKKSGMAAR
- a CDS encoding fatty acid desaturase family protein; this translates as MYAEVVDEADVQFARRVDRKALASVTREMSQVSNVRALWALASQWLVIAACFTAVVLVDRWWAWPIAALIIASRQHAMLALMHEAAHYHFLSNRAVGDVVSDFLCAFPLNMTTAGYRHEHMLHHRYVNTPQDPYWAGQMVDSSWHFPRTPLRAAAVFMADALGLYAPNHLKVVLPWTYWGRLVGKANPKISAFEHVRYWLYVAALVTVLVTTGAWLHWLFLWVLPTTTVMMAFFRMRALGEHPIDPNPKGDETRETRDVEGTALENFFVAPLNVNYHLTHHAFPSVPFYNLPVMHKELEKAGMLEDGVNMFDSYLGSTNSIRQYITRELEPSAELAVAAASQQELGQPLHS
- a CDS encoding DUF4846 domain-containing protein — encoded protein: MPGLLVLALLAPGAAKAMGPSPDSSASGLSRPSAAERETARDSVLGLRRQVLELRGQESSDEATTASTSEPRAPTREELARYAWLSADAKVRLLESAFAPPKGYTRVAVEAGSFGAWLRGLPLRPAGTPVRHFRGGEVLAGDDARLAAVAEMDVGTANLQQCADSVIRLHAEWLWSSNQRERIAYRFTSGDAAAWPRYAAGDRAKVTGSKVAWVRSAKADSSRAAFRAYLDLVFTYAGTMSLEPLKKRPSRDDVRPGDFFVLGGSPGHAVVVLDVAANPEGRRVALLGQGFMPAQDFHVLSPGGDDAPWFPLDGDAVATPFWKPFPWSSLRRFP
- a CDS encoding zf-HC2 domain-containing protein, giving the protein MSECADTKAKRALEALFHGELDAEGFTWLRAHAATCPSCRETYDRLARVESSLEKRALPQARKALLEQALFARLAESTAAAPARAPVRATPPAERFSFFRPWMGVSLGLAATAALALLVVRPQQVDETQDSAWQARSGQPGAAWGVRAFCIGADGQVRGEARPGGTLACAEGGAVQFSYTAPQAARLSIEATSPSGEPLHFFPSEGPTADVALGVDVILPFSTPVQEGWLSGALEVRARFTDARGQPLAETRVTLTPR
- a CDS encoding putative Ig domain-containing protein; this encodes MPPGISVVNGAEGGVLTGTPTQPGTYTVTLTVSDSLIQTVNSDTLMLKVD
- a CDS encoding caspase family protein, which encodes MRLLLRAPLMALWVALLFSASARAASSDGAYAVIVAHNGGLDRNQAPLRYADDDGARYYELLAPRVREAVLLSVLDDETQVLHPGLAALTRPPTRAALKESLARLNARMAADRARGERPILYFVFTGHGKRGAAGEGTVSLLDGPFTRTDLFQGVLAPSQASFIHLIVDACDSYYFVHSRGALPVGPAHTEAVKGLLATRELDRYPQVGVVLSTSTEQESHEWSAIRSGVFSHLVRSALTGAADVNADGRVEYSELHAFVAAASQGAEDVRGKLAAFVRPPALDRSVALSDLSTQAALSYLLVPPGMEGRLWVEDARGLRVAEFNKERERSVVLALPPGRGYFLRTNGREAAFTFSKPGAVVDAGGLGWHETALAARGAVQDALRDRLFSVPFGSRFYRGYVANLELPPVAPEEGPDLSP
- a CDS encoding RNA polymerase sigma factor; this encodes MEMENLILETFARAFEPRTRAAYDGSRPYAHFLMGIARNVLLEQSRNREVAVGLEPYESQGELPEDGGGLTQLLEDREVEALVAGFKEGLSAEERALFELRFGEGLAQETAASRMGLTRIQVRRREHGIKTRLLGFLQARGYLEGLETRGWSFFRRRGDS
- a CDS encoding CDP-alcohol phosphatidyltransferase family protein, giving the protein MQRRANLVLLNTLSLSRLPMAVAFIAIPDTVVRAVLVMLAAFTDFLDGWIARHRGLATRIGALIDPVADRGFMVTAILVCYLDGLIALPEVLLLVVRDIGTAIGFIVARVVPGLRSVELKARLLGKVVTSLQLVALLCVLLFPPAVSPLVALIGVLSLASVVDYSRAVLHARVRGRESSQAHVHHGPTEGPTSSMPTARK